The genomic interval GTCGGCGAGAGCGGCTGCGGGAAGACGACGCTCGGACGGACCCTGTTGCGACTCACCGAACCGACCGACGGCTCGGTGTACTACCGCGGCGACGACCTCACGGAGATGGGGTCGAGCGAACTCCGTGACCTCCGGAAGGACCTCCAGTACATCTTTCAGGACCCCTTCGCCAGCCTGAACCCGCGGTTGACGGTCGGAGACATCATCGGCGAACCGCTGGACATCCACGACATCGCCTCCGGCAAGGCACGGACCCAGCGGATCTACGACCTGCTGGAGACCGTCGGTCTGAACCCCAGCCACACCCACCGCTACCCACACGAGTTCTCGGGCGGCCAGCGCCAGCGGATCGGCATCGCCCGGGCGCTGGCTGTCGACCCCGAAGTCATCATCTGTGACGAACCGGTGTCGGCGCTGGATGTCTCGGTGCAGGCCCAGATCCTCAACCTCTTGGAGGAGCTCCAGGAAGAGCTCGGGCTGTCGTACATCTTCATCGCCCACGACCTGAGCGTGGTCGAGCACATCTCCGACCGCATCGGCGTGATGTACCTGGGCGAGTTCGCCGAGGTCGGGACGACGCGGGACGTGTTCGAGCCGCCGTATCACCCCTACACGGAGGCGCTGCTGTCCGCGGTCCCCGAACCCGACCCGCTCTGGGAGGGCGAGGAGATCTTCCTGCCCGGCACCGTCCCGTCGCCGATGGACCCGCCGTCGGGCTGTCGGTTCCACACCCGCTGTCCCGAGATCATCCAGCCCGAGGGCTACGACATGCCACAGGAAGTCTGGCGGTCGATCATGGACCTGAAGCTCCGGCTTCGCCAGGCCGACGGTCTGGAGTCGGTCACAGCCGTCTCCGAGGAGACCGACGACCCGGCCGAGGCCGACCGGGCGACGCTGGGTGCGCTGGTCCGCGAGGAGTTCGACCTCCCCGAACGGGTACCGGACCCGCAGGCGGAAGACGAACTCTCGGCCGCCATCGACGACCTCCACGCGGGCGACCTGTCGGGCGCGACCGCGGACCTGAACGAGGCCTTCGAGTCGCCCTGCGAGCGACAGCACCCCGAGATGATCGAGCCCGCCGAGGGCCACTCGATCGCCTGTCTGCTGTACGAGGACCAGTTCGACGACGATCACGCAAGCGCGACCGGCGGCGCGGCCGCCGACGACTGACCCCTCGAAACAGTTTCCAGGACCGACACCCTACACGCTGTAATGCGTCGAATCTACGAGTCGGGGGCCGTCTCCCGGGACGACGACGACTCGTTTGCCCCCAACGAGCGCGACGAGGTCAAGCCCCAGGCGATGCGGTCGGTGCCCGGCAAGCGCCTGAGCAGCCTGCTCGTCCCGGAGTGGCTGTGCTACCGGGCGCTGTCGGTCGGCGTCGAGACACCGAAGCCCGACTTCGCGGTCGGGGAGGCCGTCCCGATCCGGGTGACGCTGCGCAACGCCCTCCCGATCCCGGTGACGCTGACGACCGAATCGCCGCTGCTGTGGACCTGGCACGTCGACGGCGTGCCGGAGGCGTCCCACGTCGAGCGGACGATCGCCGACGAGCCCGGGGAGTTCGCGTTCGATCGCGGGGAGCGAAAGACCTTCACCCGGACCTGGCAGCAGTCCGTTCGCGTCAGCGAGGACGAGTGGGAGCCTGCAGGGCCCGGCGAGTACACGATCGGGGCGCGGCTGAACGTGCCCGACGCGGCCGGGAAGGGTGTCGCTGCGGAGACGACGATCCGCATCGAGGACCGGGCGACCGACTCTTTTACCAGCGGGCCGCCCCACTCGTGAGCTATGAGCAGTGACGGCGCGTCGGTGACCGAACGGCTCAAGCACCCAGAGTACACCGGCGAGAACCGCTGCTGGCCGTGTACGGTCCTCAACCTCGGGATCGCCGCGGTCGGCTGTAGCGCGGCGGCGCTCCTGGCGGTCGAACTCGGGGGCGTCCTGTTTGGCCTCTCGCTGGCGGCGATCTACTTCAAGGGGTATCTCGTCCCCGGGACGCCGGCGCTGACGGCCCGGTATCTCCCCGAACCCGTGTTGCGGGCGTTCGGGAAGGAGGCGGCGTCACCGCGGGACCCGGCTGCCGACCAGGAGTGGGAGACGATCGAGCGGGTCAGAGACCACCGCGAGAACGCCGTCGACGTGGACGAGTATCTCCGGGAAGGCGGCGTCGTGGAAGGCGGCGACGACGAGCGGGCGCTGACCGACGAGTTCCGGTCGGCGCTCGCCGAGCGGGTCGATCCGGCGGCCGAGGCGTCGGCTGTCCGGGACGGCCTGGCGACCCTGTTCGACGTGTCCCCGGCCGAGATCACCCCCGAGGACGAGCCGTATCCGGCCTTCGTCGTCGAGCGACGGGTCCGCCACTGGCCCTCACAGAGCGCGCTGGCGGTCGACCTCGCGGCCGACGCCGTGCTCCGGGAGCGACGCGAGGACTGGCCGACGGTGCCCCTGGAACAGCGACTCGACGCGCTCGGGACCGTCCGGACGCTGACCGAGCGGTGCCCGGCCTGTGGCGGGACCGTCGCCGAGACCAGCGACACCGTCGAGGCCTGCTGTGGCGTCCACGAGGTCGTGGGTGTCCAGTGTGTCGACTGTGGGGCGCGGCTGGCCGAACTGGACGCGACGACCGACGAGGCGAAACTGACCTCCTGACGATGGACAAGCAAGCGATCCGCCAGCGCGTGTGGGACACCTTGGACGAAGCGGGGCTCGCCCGCTTCCCGTTTCCGCCACACGGGCGCATCCCGAACGTCGCCGGGGCCGACGAAGCGGCCGCTCGGCTGGCCGAGACCGACATCTGGCGTGACGCCGAGATCGTCAAGGCGAACCCCGATGCGCCACAGCTTCCCGTCCGGCGCCGTGCGCTGCGAGCGGGCAAGACCGTCTACATGGCGGTGCCGCGGCTACGCGACGAGCGGTGTTTCTACGAACTCGATCCCGCCGAACTGGCCGACCTCGAACGGGCGCCCACCGTCTCGAACGTCGCGGACCACGCCAGCCAGGTCGGCCCCGAGGCCGTCCCGGAGATCGATCTCGTCGTCTCCGGGAGCGTCGCCGTCACCGAGGACGGCGCCCGAGTCGGGAAAGGCGAGGGGTTCAGCGACCTGGAGTTCGCCGTCCTCCGGGAGCTGGGGCTGGTCGGCGACGGGACGGCGGTCGTGACGACCGTCCACGAACGGCAGGTCGTCGGCGGCCCCTCGGGCACGGTCGAGTCGGCCTCGGTCCCCGTCGACGCCCACGACGTGCCGATGGACTGGGTAGTCACGCCCGAACGCACCGTCGAGACCGAGACGCCCGACGACCGTCCCGACGGCGTCGACTGGGGGGCGCTCCCGCCCGAACGGATCGAGGAGATGCCAGTTCTGGCCGCGCGTTCGCCCGACGAATAGGTCGTTCGGTCGTCATCTAGCCCATCGTTCTTTACCCGCGTAGCGTCATACCTGTGTATGAACAGCCCCGAACAGTTCGGGGGCGTGGGGAGCGACGGCGAAGACGCAGAGACGATCGAACTCCTGTACGTCGACGACACCGGCGCGACAGCGACTGTGACCCGGACGGCACAGTCGCTCGGGACTCCGTTCGAGGTCCACACTTGCGAGCGGGTCTCCGACGCCGTCGAGCGACTTGAAGCGGCGTCGATCGACTGTGTCGTAAGCGAGTACGCCCTGGCCGACCGGACGGGGCTGGCGCTGCTAGGCGAGGTCCGCGAACGGGCGCCCGAGATGCCGTTCGTCCTGTTTACCGACGACGGAGACGAGTCGGTGGCACGCGAAGCGATCACGCTCGGGATCACGGAGTACATCGAGAAGACACCGACCGAAGAGCAGACCGAGTTGCTCCTCCGCCGGGTCGTGGAGGCCGTCTCCGAGCGCGAGGAGCGGACGGCGATCCTCGACCGGATGGCCGACGCCTTCTTCGCGCTGGACAGGAACTGGGAGTTCACCTACCTCAACGAGCGTGGCCGGGAGATCATCCGGAGTGCAGCCAGTGACCGAGTCGCGACGGCGGAACTCGTCGGGAGAAACATCTGGCAGATCATCCCCGGAGCCATCGGAACGGAGTTTTACGACCGATACCACGAGGCGATGGACGAACAATCACCCGTGTCCTTCGAGGCCAGATACGACGCCCTGGACACGTGGTTCGAGGTGCGGGCGTACCCCTCCGCCACCGGCCTGTCGGTGTACTTCCGGGACATCACCGACCGTGTGGAACGCGAGCAGTCGATCGCCGAGCGCGAGGAGGCGCTCAGAGAGATGTACCGGGTGACCGCACAGAAGGAAACGTCGCTCGAATCGAAAGTCGAAGCCCTCCTCGGGATCGGGAAGGACCTGTTGCGGACCGAGTTCGCCGCCCTCTCGCGCATCGAGGGGCAGACGTACGTCTTCGAGATCACGGACACGCCCGAAGACGGGCCGGAACCGGGCGATACCGTCCCGCTGTCGACGACGAACTGCGAGCGAGCGATCGACGAGGAGGAGACGCTCGTCCTGTCGGACATCGCCGAGCAGGCACCGGAGCTGACAGACCGCGCGGGGTTCACCGAGCAAGGGATCGCCTGTTACCTCGGGACCCCGGTCGTCGTCGATGGCTCGGTGACTGGGACGTTCTGTTTCTACGACCGGGGCGCGCGGACGGAGCCGTTCGCCGACTGGGAGGTCACGCTGGTCGAGCTGATGGGCAACTGGGTCAGCTACGAACGCGAGCGACAGCGGCGCGAACAGGCGCTGACCCGCGAGCGCAATCGGATGGCCGACTTCGCGAACTTTGTGAGCCACGACCTCCGGAACCCGCTCAGCGTCGCGACCGGCCACCTCGACCTGATCGAGGCGGAGTACGACGGCGATCCGGAGCACGTTCGGAAGGTCGAGTCCGCACTGGAACGGATGGACGCGCTCATCGAGGATGTCCTGACACTCGCCCGGTCCGGGGACCGAGTCGTCGAGGCGTCGCCGGTCGACGCCGAGTCGACCGCCCGCACGGCCTGGGCCGGCGTCGACACCGAGGCCGAGACGCTCGAAATCGTCGACTCGTTCACCCTCGACGGTGACGAGAACCGCCTCAGACAGCTGTTCGAGAACCTGTTTCGGAACGCCGTCGAACACGGTTCGACGGGCAACCGGACGGAGTCCGATGACAGCGTGGAACACGGCTCCACGGACAGTCGGCCGGAGGCCGACGACAGCGTCGAACGCACCGATGTCGAGGATGGAGACGGAAGGGACGGGGTGACCGTGCGTGTGGGCCCGCTATCGGACGACAGCGGCTTCTTCGTCGCCGACGACGGCTCGGGCATCCCTGCAGACGAGCGCGATCAGGTGTTCGAGAAGGGATACACCACGGCGACCGAGGGGACGGGGCTGGGACTGCGGATCGTCAGGGAGATCGCCAAGGCCCACAGCGGGAACGTGAGCGTCACCGAAAGCGACGACGGCGGTGCGCGCTTCGATGTCAGCGGTATCGATGTCGACAGTCGGTGAGCGGCCGCTCCCGGCACGCCGTTCGCGATTCGTCGTGCGGGGAGTCACTCCAGTTGCGCCGCACAGTCCCTGATGAGGCCGTCGACGTTCTCCGGCAGCGTCGGGTGGTAGGCTCGGTCGGGCAGGTCACGAACGTCGAGTCCGAGTTCGACGACGATCTGGAGCGTCTTCGCGAAGCTGTCGGCGTGGTAGTGCAGGCCCTGCCAGCCCAGAACCGTCCCGTCGTCGGCGTCGACGACGAGTTTCGCGAGGCCCTCGGGAACGTCTTTGGACTTGAACACGCCGTCGTCGCTGGCCTGCCGGGTCGCCGTGACGGTGTCGTAGCCGGCCGCCCGCGCGGTCCCTTCGGTGTGGCCGACCCGGGCGAACGGGTAGACCCCCAGCCCGGAGAAGATGACGTGGTGGTGGACGTTCTCGTAGGGTTGTGGGTCGGCGCCGGCCTCCTGTCGGCGGATGTTCTCGGCAGCGGTGAACCCCTGCTCTTTGGCGACGTGGAGGATCGGCTCCTTGCCGTTGACATCCCCGATGGCGTAGACGTGGTCGGCGTCCCGGGTCTGCATCGTCTCCCGTGCCCAGTCACCCTCGGGCGTGATTCCGGCGTTGCCGAGGCCGAGACCGTCGACGGTCGGTCGACGGCCGGTGAAACAGAACAGTTGGTCGGCCTCGTAGACATCCTCCGTCCCGTCGTCGAACTCGACGTAGAGGCGGACGCCGCCGTCGGCCGTCGCTTCGAGTTCACACTCGTAGCAGTTGGTCGGGATGTCGATGGCCCAGTTGTCCTCGTAGATCCGGCGGGCCTCGTCGCCGAAGGCCGGGTCGGCCTCGTCGATGGGGCGCTCGTCGTGTTCGATCACGGTCAGGTCCATCCCGCCGGCTTCCGCGAGGTAGGGCACCAGTTCCATCCCGATGTACCCAAAGCCCATCACGATCCCCGAATCCGGGAGGTCGGTGGCGTGGAGCACGTCCTTGCTCGTCATGAAGTCGACGGCATCGATCCCGGGGATGTCGGGGACGTTGACCGACGACCCCGTGGCGACGACGATGTAGTCGGCGTCGTAGTCCGTCCCACCGGCCCGGACGGTGTGGTCGTCGACGACCGTCGCGGTGTCGTGGACGAAGGTCACGTCGTCCCGGTCGGCCATCGTGTGGATCGACTCCCGCCGGTGGCCGGCCCAGCCCCGCGTCCGGTCGTTTTTCGTCTCGACGACGCGCTCCAGATCGATTTCGGGAACGTCCCCGACGAGGCGGTCGTCGTGGCGCGCCTGGAAGCGGTGGGCGGCCGCCGACAGGACCTCCTTCGAGGGCATACAGCCTTCGAGGATACAGAGGCCGCCGCCGGGGTCGCCGTCGTCGATGAGTGTGAGTTCGATCCCGTCGGTCTCGACGAGTTCGCCGGCGGCCGCGGCGCCGGCGCTCCCGTACGCGCCGATGATGACGACGTGAGTCATACTGGGTCCAGTATCCCTGCGGGGATAAAATCCACAGAAGTGTGTCCGGCCCGGACACGACCGGGGTCCGATCGCTCGTCAGTCGTCGACGCCGGCCGCCTGGTCGGTGACAGCCTCGGTGTCGTCGTCGGGTAAGACACCCAGTGGCCGGTCGCGGTTGAACAGGCGGTCCCAGACGACCAGCACCGACGGGAGGACCAGGAGCGACGAGAGGAAGGCGTACGCGACCGACATCGCCGTGAGGATCCCGAACTGACCGATCGCCGGGAACACGGCGAGAGCGAGGACGCCGATCCCGAACACCGTCGTCAACATGCTTCCCAGCAACGCTCCGCCGGTCCCGCGGACGGTCCGGTCCAGCGCCGTCTCCAGGTCGGTCTCCTCTATCTCGTCGGCGAACCGGTGGGTGACGTGGACCGAATAGTCGACCCCGAGTCCGATGGTGATCGCGAGCATCGTCGCCGTCAGCGCGTTGAACGGGATGTCGAGCACCCGCATCGTCCCCGCCAGTACGGCGACGGTGATCACCACCGGGACGAGGTTCGCGACCCCCAGCGACGCCCGGCCTTCGAGCAGGTGGTAGATCAACACCAGGAACACCGCCGTCCCAGCCAGTGCAATGGCGAGCGACTGGATCGCCGACGCGAAGATGGCGTCGGAGACGGCCTGGAAGACGACGATCGATCCCGTCGCCGTCGCCTCGTATCGGAAGTCCTCGGCGACGGTCCGTGCGTCGGTGGCGACCTCCGCGTCGGAGGCGTCGGACTCGACGGTGTAGACGACGCGCGTGCTCCGGTAGTCCTCGGTGATGTAGTTGAGCGCCTGTCCACGCACCGGGGAGTCGAGCAGGTAGTCGTAGATCTTCCCGAGGTTGTCGTCGGGGATCCCGTTGTCGTTGGCGTCGTTGCGCTCGACGAGTCGCCGGAACTCCTCGTCGCGCTCGGCGTGGTCCTGGATGACGGTCACGATCGATGTCGAGGACGCACGGCCGTTCTCGCGGACGAACGAGTCGGGCGGGTTGTCTCCCGCCCGATAGATCTGTTCGAGGGCGTCGTCTTTCCGCATCGGGCCCTCGACGTAGATCGTCGCCTGACTGCTCTGTGTCGAGGAGAACTTGTCTTCGAGGAAGTTGGTGACGCCGGTGACGGTGTACTCGCTCGGCGCGAACGGTTCGGGCAGTTCTTCGAGATATTCGGGGTTGTCCTCCGGCGGAAGGAAGTCCTCCTGGGAGAACGATGTCGAGACGCCCGTCGCGTAGACGCTCGCCCCGCCGGTCACCACGAGCACGAGCAACAGGAAGACGACCGGGGCCCGTTCGGAGATGGCGACACCGCCACGGAGGACGCCACCCAGGGCCGACTCTTCGGACCCGAGCGGTCGCTGGCTGAACGTCGGGATGGGGTAGTTCTCACGGAGCCGGTCCAGTTCCACCTTCGCGGCCGGGAGGAACACGCCGAAGATGGCGAACGTGAACAGGATCCCGATAGCCGCGACGTAGCCGAAGTCCTGGATCGGCGGCAGCGAACTCGTCAGGTTCGCCAGGAAGCCGATGACCGTCGTCCCCGTGACGATGAAGAAGGCGACGATCAACTGGTCAGTCGTGATCCGCATCGACGTGCCGATACCGGTGCCGTTCTCGCGTTCCTCCCGGTAGCGGTTGATGGCGTGGATCCCGAAGTCGATCCCGACCGCCAGCAACAGCGGCGGGACCGCGATGAGCATCTGTGAGAACGGGATGCCCGCCAGCCCCATGAACCCGAACGTCCAGACGATCGTCATGAACAGGGCGATCAGGCCCAGCGCCATGTCCGCCAGGTCCCGGTAGGCGATCGTCAGGAACAGGAGGATAAAGAGGACCGCCGCCGGAACCGTCAGGATCAGCGAGTCACCGACGACGTTCGAGAACTCCGCGGCGAGGATGCCCGAGCCGAACACCGTGATACCGTTTGGCCCGGTCGAGGAGACGACGAAGTCCGAGCGCTGCTGGATGCTCGTCAGCGGACTCGACCCGCCCTGTCCCGACCCCGAGGAGAGGCCTGCCGGGACCTCGTGGGTGACGAGCCCGATGGTCGCGGAGGCGCTCGCAGACTCGCGGTTGAAGTCGTTGCTGACCAGCGAGGTGAACTGCGGTGTCTCCGTGGCCGCGTCGCGGACCGCGGCGTCGATCTCGCTGTTGGTCGCACGTTCGACCGCGCGGATCTGTGCCTCGGTGGTCGTCGCGTCAGGATCGAGCTGAGTGGCGACCAGTCCAGCGGCGGAGGATGTCGACGTGACCCGTAGCTCGGCGTGGTCTTCCAGGCGGTTCTGTGACCGGAGCATCCGCAACATCGACGCCTTCGAGAGGACGTTGTTGCTATCCTGGATGAGCTGTGTGTTGCCGGTGTCGGTCTCGAAGCTGGGAGAGAACTTCGTGTTGACCTGTTCGAACGCCTCCTCGGCGGGGAGTCCGGTGGTGAACTGCGAAGTCCCGGCGTTCGTCGAGACGCCGCCGAGGCCGGCACCGAACAGGAGCGTCACCACCAGGAAGGTGATGACGACTCTCCTGGAGTCCTCGACGATCCGGTCGTCGATCCAGTCGATGTACCGCTGGTGATCCATCTTATCGGTACCTGAGGTATCCGGCCACCGCAAGCGCAACCAGTAGCACGATGCCACCGATCAGCGGGAGCGGGAGTCCGCCGCCGCTCTGTTCCGTGACCGAAACCGGGAAGCGGTAGGTGTCGGAGATCGACGTGTCGCCGTCGGGCTCCTCGTACTGGAGGTCCATCGAGACGGGGTAGGTCTTCTCCATCGCACCGCCGCTGGCGCTGATACCGAACTTGAGCGTCGCCGACTCACCGGGGTCGAGCCCGGAGACGAACGCGTTGTCGTCGGTCGCCGAGATGGGTGCGTTGGTGAACAGCTTCGCGTCGATGTTGGTCAGGCGCTGGTCGTTGGTGTTGGTGACCGTGAGTTCGATAGTCTTGGTCTGGCCGGCACTGACGTTGACATCGGTCGTGTCGATGCGGAACTCGTCTGCGCTGTCGGCGACCGGCTGCAGGATCTCGATCGTGTCGCTCTCGCGGCGGTCGCCCTCACGGTTGCGATAGCGGGTCACGAAGTCGAACTGCCGGGGGCCGCCCTCGGCGGCGCTGGAGACATCGACGCCGAACGAGACCTGTGCGGAGGCGCCGGGTTCGAGGTTCCCGACGGCGTACTCGGTCTTCTGTGGCGAGATGTTGTCGTTCTCGCTGTCCCAGACGAGCACGACGTTCTGAACCGCGTTCGCGCCGGTGTTGGTCAGAGTCGCGTTGAGCCGCCCGTCGTCGCCGGCCCGGAGGTTCGATTCGACTTCGGTCAGGCTGAACGTCTGTTCGGGCTCCGGCTGCAGACCCAGTTGGATGTTCTCGTCGGCGCCGGCGTCGCCCTCGGGATCGGTGTAGCCGACCGTCGCCACGAGCGCGTAGGGCCGTACCTGCGCGTTATCGCTGGTGGTCGCTTCGACGCGGACCGTCCGGGTTTCGCCGGGCTGCCACGGGCCGACGTACTGGGTCGTCGACTCGGAGCCGCTGAACGACACGTCGCTGCTCTGTGAGGTGATCTGGACCGTCGCGTCGTTGACGGCGATGGGACCCTCGTTGCGGAAGGTCACGTTGTAGGTTCCGGTGTCGCCCACCGACACGTCGCTGTCGAGTGCGGTGACGCTGAACGTCTGTTCGGACGCCAGGTCGACGCCGACGGACTGGCGGGCCGAAGTACGGTCGGCGCCCGACTCGTCCTCGAAGTTGACGGAGAGGCCGAACTCGTAGGCGTCGGCTTCCGCGTTGGGCGTCGAGCCGACACGGTAGCTGAAGGTCCGGAGTTCACCGGGCTCCCACTCGGAGACGTAGCGGGAACTGGCCTGCTGGCCGCCGACGGTGAGTTCGGAGCTGCTGGACTCGAAGCTGACGGAGGCGTCACTGGCGTCCTGGGAGCCCGTGTTCTCGACGGTGACCGAGACGGTGCCTGTCGACCCGACGCGGGCGTTCGAGTCGACATCGGTCACGTCGAACTTCGCGCGGTCGGAGACTCTGACTGTGACGTACTCCCGGACCGTCGCGTCCGTTTCATCGCGGTCGCCCGTGCTCTCGGAGATGTAGTCGGTGTACTTGTACTTGAGATCGACCGGGACGCGGTAGGTCCCGGGTTCGGCGTCGTCCTGAACGACGACATCGAACGAGATCGGTTCCGTGGTGGTCTCGGGCAGCGACCCGTAGACCTGCTGACCGGTCGTGATCGTGAACGGCCCGCCACCGTCTCTGACGGCCACCCGCAGTCCGCGGGCGGTCGTCACTTGGCTGTTGTAGTTCGGGTTGCGTGCGGATGCCGTCTCCAGTGATCCGGTGTTCGTCAGCACGACATCGAACGTCGTCTCC from Haloarcula pelagica carries:
- a CDS encoding ABC transporter ATP-binding protein: MPGEEPILRAENVTKYYDASSGFLDSLLGGDQYVKAVDGVDLELMEGETLGVVGESGCGKTTLGRTLLRLTEPTDGSVYYRGDDLTEMGSSELRDLRKDLQYIFQDPFASLNPRLTVGDIIGEPLDIHDIASGKARTQRIYDLLETVGLNPSHTHRYPHEFSGGQRQRIGIARALAVDPEVIICDEPVSALDVSVQAQILNLLEELQEELGLSYIFIAHDLSVVEHISDRIGVMYLGEFAEVGTTRDVFEPPYHPYTEALLSAVPEPDPLWEGEEIFLPGTVPSPMDPPSGCRFHTRCPEIIQPEGYDMPQEVWRSIMDLKLRLRQADGLESVTAVSEETDDPAEADRATLGALVREEFDLPERVPDPQAEDELSAAIDDLHAGDLSGATADLNEAFESPCERQHPEMIEPAEGHSIACLLYEDQFDDDHASATGGAAADD
- a CDS encoding 5-formyltetrahydrofolate cyclo-ligase, yielding MDKQAIRQRVWDTLDEAGLARFPFPPHGRIPNVAGADEAAARLAETDIWRDAEIVKANPDAPQLPVRRRALRAGKTVYMAVPRLRDERCFYELDPAELADLERAPTVSNVADHASQVGPEAVPEIDLVVSGSVAVTEDGARVGKGEGFSDLEFAVLRELGLVGDGTAVVTTVHERQVVGGPSGTVESASVPVDAHDVPMDWVVTPERTVETETPDDRPDGVDWGALPPERIEEMPVLAARSPDE
- a CDS encoding ATP-binding protein, with protein sequence MNSPEQFGGVGSDGEDAETIELLYVDDTGATATVTRTAQSLGTPFEVHTCERVSDAVERLEAASIDCVVSEYALADRTGLALLGEVRERAPEMPFVLFTDDGDESVAREAITLGITEYIEKTPTEEQTELLLRRVVEAVSEREERTAILDRMADAFFALDRNWEFTYLNERGREIIRSAASDRVATAELVGRNIWQIIPGAIGTEFYDRYHEAMDEQSPVSFEARYDALDTWFEVRAYPSATGLSVYFRDITDRVEREQSIAEREEALREMYRVTAQKETSLESKVEALLGIGKDLLRTEFAALSRIEGQTYVFEITDTPEDGPEPGDTVPLSTTNCERAIDEEETLVLSDIAEQAPELTDRAGFTEQGIACYLGTPVVVDGSVTGTFCFYDRGARTEPFADWEVTLVELMGNWVSYERERQRREQALTRERNRMADFANFVSHDLRNPLSVATGHLDLIEAEYDGDPEHVRKVESALERMDALIEDVLTLARSGDRVVEASPVDAESTARTAWAGVDTEAETLEIVDSFTLDGDENRLRQLFENLFRNAVEHGSTGNRTESDDSVEHGSTDSRPEADDSVERTDVEDGDGRDGVTVRVGPLSDDSGFFVADDGSGIPADERDQVFEKGYTTATEGTGLGLRIVREIAKAHSGNVSVTESDDGGARFDVSGIDVDSR
- a CDS encoding dihydrolipoyl dehydrogenase family protein — translated: MTHVVIIGAYGSAGAAAAGELVETDGIELTLIDDGDPGGGLCILEGCMPSKEVLSAAAHRFQARHDDRLVGDVPEIDLERVVETKNDRTRGWAGHRRESIHTMADRDDVTFVHDTATVVDDHTVRAGGTDYDADYIVVATGSSVNVPDIPGIDAVDFMTSKDVLHATDLPDSGIVMGFGYIGMELVPYLAEAGGMDLTVIEHDERPIDEADPAFGDEARRIYEDNWAIDIPTNCYECELEATADGGVRLYVEFDDGTEDVYEADQLFCFTGRRPTVDGLGLGNAGITPEGDWARETMQTRDADHVYAIGDVNGKEPILHVAKEQGFTAAENIRRQEAGADPQPYENVHHHVIFSGLGVYPFARVGHTEGTARAAGYDTVTATRQASDDGVFKSKDVPEGLAKLVVDADDGTVLGWQGLHYHADSFAKTLQIVVELGLDVRDLPDRAYHPTLPENVDGLIRDCAAQLE
- a CDS encoding efflux RND transporter permease subunit produces the protein MDHQRYIDWIDDRIVEDSRRVVITFLVVTLLFGAGLGGVSTNAGTSQFTTGLPAEEAFEQVNTKFSPSFETDTGNTQLIQDSNNVLSKASMLRMLRSQNRLEDHAELRVTSTSSAAGLVATQLDPDATTTEAQIRAVERATNSEIDAAVRDAATETPQFTSLVSNDFNRESASASATIGLVTHEVPAGLSSGSGQGGSSPLTSIQQRSDFVVSSTGPNGITVFGSGILAAEFSNVVGDSLILTVPAAVLFILLFLTIAYRDLADMALGLIALFMTIVWTFGFMGLAGIPFSQMLIAVPPLLLAVGIDFGIHAINRYREERENGTGIGTSMRITTDQLIVAFFIVTGTTVIGFLANLTSSLPPIQDFGYVAAIGILFTFAIFGVFLPAAKVELDRLRENYPIPTFSQRPLGSEESALGGVLRGGVAISERAPVVFLLLVLVVTGGASVYATGVSTSFSQEDFLPPEDNPEYLEELPEPFAPSEYTVTGVTNFLEDKFSSTQSSQATIYVEGPMRKDDALEQIYRAGDNPPDSFVRENGRASSTSIVTVIQDHAERDEEFRRLVERNDANDNGIPDDNLGKIYDYLLDSPVRGQALNYITEDYRSTRVVYTVESDASDAEVATDARTVAEDFRYEATATGSIVVFQAVSDAIFASAIQSLAIALAGTAVFLVLIYHLLEGRASLGVANLVPVVITVAVLAGTMRVLDIPFNALTATMLAITIGLGVDYSVHVTHRFADEIEETDLETALDRTVRGTGGALLGSMLTTVFGIGVLALAVFPAIGQFGILTAMSVAYAFLSSLLVLPSVLVVWDRLFNRDRPLGVLPDDDTEAVTDQAAGVDD
- a CDS encoding sialidase, with translation MNSRTLLTLAVVALLLVPGIAAGAVVGSPDITATLTESTVVPGEETTFDVVLTNTGSLETASARNPNYNSQVTTARGLRVAVRDGGGPFTITTGQQVYGSLPETTTEPISFDVVVQDDAEPGTYRVPVDLKYKYTDYISESTGDRDETDATVREYVTVRVSDRAKFDVTDVDSNARVGSTGTVSVTVENTGSQDASDASVSFESSSSELTVGGQQASSRYVSEWEPGELRTFSYRVGSTPNAEADAYEFGLSVNFEDESGADRTSARQSVGVDLASEQTFSVTALDSDVSVGDTGTYNVTFRNEGPIAVNDATVQITSQSSDVSFSGSESTTQYVGPWQPGETRTVRVEATTSDNAQVRPYALVATVGYTDPEGDAGADENIQLGLQPEPEQTFSLTEVESNLRAGDDGRLNATLTNTGANAVQNVVLVWDSENDNISPQKTEYAVGNLEPGASAQVSFGVDVSSAAEGGPRQFDFVTRYRNREGDRRESDTIEILQPVADSADEFRIDTTDVNVSAGQTKTIELTVTNTNDQRLTNIDAKLFTNAPISATDDNAFVSGLDPGESATLKFGISASGGAMEKTYPVSMDLQYEEPDGDTSISDTYRFPVSVTEQSGGGLPLPLIGGIVLLVALAVAGYLRYR